The following is a genomic window from Acidisarcina sp..
CTCGTCCATCACCAGCAGGGTTCCATATTTGCGGCAGAGTGCCTGGGCGCCCTCCAGATAGCCCTTCGGAGGCAGAACAATCCCGCCTTCTCCCTGGATCGGTTCGAGGAAGAGCGCGGCAAACTTTTTAGTCTTCAGCAGTTTTTCGAGCGTGGCGAGATCCCCGAAGTTGACGAACGAGACCTCGGGCAGAAGCGGGCCGAATCCATCCGACCAGAAGCCGTGATCCATCAGCGACAATGCGCCGCACGACAGGCCGTGGAATGCCGCCTTTGCCGCCAGCAAGCCATTTCTCCGCGTAAAGGCACGCGAAAACTTGATTGCCGTCTCCACGCCCTCGCTGCCGGAACTGCAGAAATACGCCTTATTCAGGCGGCCTCCGGCCTTGCGGCAGAGGACCTCCGCAAGCTCGCCCGCGGTCTCGGCCACATGACTCTGAAGCATCGATGGGCCGTTGCGATCCAGCTCGCGATGCAGCGCATCGAGGATCGCCGGATGATTATGCCCAACGTTGTACACGCAGTAGCCGGAGAGGAAGTCCAGGATGGTGCGTCCATCCTCGGTGAAGAGCTTCTCTCCGCGGCACTCGACGTACCGCGTATTCATTCCCAGCAGCTCGAGCAGCCGAACCCATTGCGGATTGACATGCGCGCCGTAATTCCCATTGGGATCTGCATTTCCTTTAGGATTTGCGCTCGGGGTCACCTGCTTGGAAGGCGAGGAGGGCGTCCGGGCTGCGGAGTTTGGCATGTGGATTCGGTTTCCCCCGTCTGAATAAATATATGTGACAACAAATATTTTGTAAGACGTTTGGATTTCGTCTTCGTCAACCGGTTTGGAGGAGAATCGATGGGATAATTTTGTGAGAACACCCGGGACGCGGCCATGCAAGGTATTGAGGCTGCGGGGAGTAAGTCGGAAATGTCGAAATATCTTTGGGTGGGCATCGGCGGCTTTGCCGGCTCCATTGCACGCTATGCCCTGGGAGTCTGGGTCTACAGCCGTATGGGCACTCGATTCCCCTACGGCACATTTGTCATAAATATTTCCGGCTGCTTTCTGATCGGCGCCATCCTCACGGTGTTGGATGCGCGCATCGGGCTTTCTCCAGCGTGGAGGCTCGCGATTCCTATTGGCTTCATCGGAGCCTACACCACGTTTTCCACCTTCGAGTACGAGACGATACGGCTGGCACAGGCAGGAGAGACACAACTCGCTCTGCTGAACATTGCACTCAGCACCGTAGTGGGCTATTTTGCTGTGTGGATTGGCGTAATGGTCGGCCGAGTGCTGGCCTAGCCTCTCCCCCAGCCTCTCGTTAGGAGCGTACCTATGCTCATGCCAGTCAAGGCGATCCGCGTCACCATGTATCTGAAGGAAGACCGCGTTCCAGCCGTCCTTGATTTCCTGTTCCACCACGAGGTCGCGGGAGCAACTGCGGTACATGCGTTTGCCGGATTCGGGAGCCATCACCACATGCACACCTCGGCTCTGGTTGACCTTTCGGTCGATCTTCCTGTCATTCTGCAATTTGTCGATACGCCGGATAAACTGGAACAGTGGTTTCCCAAACTGGCCGAGACGGTCAAGGGCGGTTTGCTCTCCACGCAGGAAGTGCTGATCTTCCGTCCCCCGCCGCCCAAGCCTTCAGAGGACAGCGGTTCTCTGTTGAAGTGAATGCAGGGTGAATTTCGCAAGGCGGTCGATTCCCCGCCAGACACAAGTTGACAAGGAGTGACGTTGCACACATCGCCCCGGAACGCCCCGGAGCAAAATAGGGAGGCTGGCAATCCAGGCTTCGTGCAATTCATTCGCCGATTGAGGAGTAAAAGCTAATGAGTGATCTGGCTCCCCTTGCCGAGGGCGGTGTGGCTGAACCGCTGGTTGTGCATCCGCCCGACTTTCACGTCTTTGACAAGTTTCTCGTCCGCTGCAAGGACCTGCCCGCGATCAACGTGGCCGTCTGCTGGCCGCTCACCGATGTGGCCCTTTCTGGCGCGACGGAGGCCGCGGATGAGGGATTGATCGTGCCCGTCCTTGTGGGCCCGTTGGAACAGATGGAGGCGCTCGCCCGGTCGCTTAATCTGGACATCAGCAAATATCGCCTGATAAATGCCGCCAGTGAGAGCGAGGCAGCTACCAGGTCGGTGGCCCTCTGCCGCTCTGGCGAGTGCCAGGCGCTGATGAAGGGCAGCCTGCACACCGACGAACTGATTCAAGCCTGCCTGGACAAGGATCTGGGCCTGCGAGCCGGGCGGCTGATCAGCCATGTCTTCCTGCTGGATACGCCAGCTTACAATCGCACCCTCCTCATCACGGATGCTGCCATCAACATCTATCCCACGCTGGTGGACAAGGTTGATATCGTGCAAAACTGCATTAACCTGGCCCACGCTCTCGGCATCCCGGAACCGAAGGTCGCTCTGCTCTCCGCCGTAGAGACGGTAAGCCCAAAGATTCTCTCCACTCTGGATGCAGCCTCCCTCTGCAAGATG
Proteins encoded in this region:
- a CDS encoding aspartate aminotransferase family protein, with translation MPNSAARTPSSPSKQVTPSANPKGNADPNGNYGAHVNPQWVRLLELLGMNTRYVECRGEKLFTEDGRTILDFLSGYCVYNVGHNHPAILDALHRELDRNGPSMLQSHVAETAGELAEVLCRKAGGRLNKAYFCSSGSEGVETAIKFSRAFTRRNGLLAAKAAFHGLSCGALSLMDHGFWSDGFGPLLPEVSFVNFGDLATLEKLLKTKKFAALFLEPIQGEGGIVLPPKGYLEGAQALCRKYGTLLVMDEVQTGLYRAGTFLASQQYGLDPDMVILAKAMSGGLVPAGAVLMTDEVYERVYGSLRRAIVHTSTYSENSLAMRAGLATLQVLDDEALGERAMELGELFRQRLREALAGYEMVAEVRGAGFFSGIVFAPPRSLTLRLSFEAFTRVHPAMFGQMLVMRLYREHGILTQICGNNFLVLKAAPPLNASEESLDAFVTAIVEVMDAVHSSLQFWKDALALAGRAASI
- the crcB gene encoding fluoride efflux transporter CrcB translates to MSKYLWVGIGGFAGSIARYALGVWVYSRMGTRFPYGTFVINISGCFLIGAILTVLDARIGLSPAWRLAIPIGFIGAYTTFSTFEYETIRLAQAGETQLALLNIALSTVVGYFAVWIGVMVGRVLA
- a CDS encoding DUF190 domain-containing protein; the encoded protein is MLMPVKAIRVTMYLKEDRVPAVLDFLFHHEVAGATAVHAFAGFGSHHHMHTSALVDLSVDLPVILQFVDTPDKLEQWFPKLAETVKGGLLSTQEVLIFRPPPPKPSEDSGSLLK
- a CDS encoding bifunctional enoyl-CoA hydratase/phosphate acetyltransferase, which gives rise to MSDLAPLAEGGVAEPLVVHPPDFHVFDKFLVRCKDLPAINVAVCWPLTDVALSGATEAADEGLIVPVLVGPLEQMEALARSLNLDISKYRLINAASESEAATRSVALCRSGECQALMKGSLHTDELIQACLDKDLGLRAGRLISHVFLLDTPAYNRTLLITDAAINIYPTLVDKVDIVQNCINLAHALGIPEPKVALLSAVETVSPKILSTLDAASLCKMADRGQITGGILDGPLAFDTAVSAQAAKIKGLVSSVAGEADILMVPDVESGNMLAKQLEYLGGAQLAGIVVGSRVPIILTSRADSAEARLASTAVAVLLHYASLAAPKA